One window of the Manihot esculenta cultivar AM560-2 chromosome 14, M.esculenta_v8, whole genome shotgun sequence genome contains the following:
- the LOC110599818 gene encoding serine/threonine-protein kinase RIO1, translated as MAFLEMTKKMKDATYLRCLPPANEDREDGEGEEKELSWSSSSEIGDALNWLDSKDDEEAVDGIIALNSRRANAHGGVHSRPNSSTLQPLSNRNQKFSHHIRASPLDVSWDGRLNFGMSNSVTTAIRESVRDMAIGKTRTTGKADRATVEQAIDPRTPMVLFKMLNGGVFHDINGCISTGKEANVYHATKSDGQELAIKVYKTSFLVFKDRDRYVQGDYHFRCGYCKQNPRKMLMTWAEKEIRKLMRLKAAGIRCPTPYLLRLHVLVMEFIGKAGWAAPRFKDAALSLVKLREGHVEVCLDIFSNSFIFPLGFIIWVDQAGGFNRGFLLEMICYDFLVLDCIHAPVSFSQGHMVVIMFLHFAFRNELINHGWNVGFFFKKRNIAVLTIRELFDFIVDPTISDASIDSYSEEVCNLACASEFATLFNEISLLNYGIKNEFLFLSMI; from the exons ATGGCTTTTCTAGAAATGACTAAGAAAATGAAAGATGCGACGTATTTAAGG TGTTTACCACCGGCGAATGAAGACCGAGAAGATGGTgaaggagaagagaaagagtTGTCTTGGTCGTCGAGCTCTGAAATTGGAGATGCGTTGAATTGGTTGGACTCAAAAGACGATGAGGAAGCTGTAGATGGAATCATTGCTCTCAACTCCAGACGTGCAAATGCTCATGGTGGCGTACACTCTCGTCCTAATTCCTCCACTCTGCAACCTCTTTCCAATCGCAACCAGAAGTTCTCTCATCACATTCGTGCTTCGCCTTTGGATGTGTCA TGGGACGGGAGGTTGAACTTTGGCATGTCTAATTCTGTGACAACTGCAATTCGTGAAAGTGTTCGAGACATGGCCATTGGGAAAACTAGAACTACTGGGAAAGCAGATCGTGCAACAGTGGAGCAG GCCATTGATCCTAGAACTCCCATGGTTCTGTTCAAAATGCTGAATGGGGGTGTATTTCATGACATTAATGGCTGCATTTCGACTGGAAAAGAG GCAAACGTGTACCATGCAACAAAATCTGATGGTCAGGAACTTGCTATCAAAGTGTACAAAACTTCATTTTTGGTTTTTAA GGACCGAGATAGGTATGTACAAGGTGACTATCATTTTAGATGTGGATACTGTAAGCAGAATCCCAGGAAAATGTTAATGACATGGGCTGAAAAGGAAATAAGGAAGCTTATGAG GTTAAAGGCAGCTGGAATTAGGTGTCCAACTCCTTATCTTTTGAGACTTCATGTTCTGGTCATGGAATTCATAG GAAAGGCTGGTTGGGCTGCACCTCGCTTTAAGGATGCTGCCTTATCTTTGGTTAAGTTACGTGAAGGTCATGTGGAGGTCTGTCTAGACATTTTTagtaattcatttattttt CCTTTGGGATTTATAATTTGGGTTGATCAGGCTGGAGGGTTTAACAGGGGATTTCTATTGGAAATGATATG ttacgaTTTTTTGGTCTTAGATTGTATTCATGCTCCTGTAAGTTTTTCTCAAGGACATATGGTTGTGATTATGTTTTTACATTTTGCTTTTAGAAATGAGTTGATCAATCATGGGTGGAATGTAGGATTTTTTTTCAAGAAACGTAATATAGCTGTCTTGACAATTCGAGAACTATTTGACTTCATAGTTGATCCAACCATTTCTGATGCTTCTATTGATAGTTACTCGGAAGAGGTTTGCAATCTTGCTTGTGCTTCAGAGTTCGCTACGTTATTTAATGAGATCTCTCTTTTGAATTATGGTATAAAGAATGAGTTTTTGTTTCTCTCCATGATTTAA
- the LOC110599822 gene encoding uncharacterized mitochondrial protein AtMg00310-like has protein sequence MDGYAETSGQLINYSKSSLCFSYNTPLDVRHNVYSILRVMEQKDLGVYLGLPTPIGINKCEVFQFMKDRMWQKLNSWKQRYLSRAGKEVMLKTVLQALPTYAMDLFLVPQTICYKLQRLMARFWWGRESSHERGMHWVSWEWMAKSKFDGGLGFKKLHEFNLSMLGKHAWAIFTRDDSLVTRTLKAKYFPFGFFLDSEIGSNPSYLWRSLWKSKKLIALGSLKRVGHGRSIWEDPWVLLNLNGKVSTPQQTDSDVFFVSDLIQQEC, from the coding sequence ATGGATGGGTATGCTGAGACGTCAGGACAATTAATCAATTATTCAAAGTCTTCTTTGTGCTTCTCATATAATACACCTCTTGATGTGCGACATAATGTATATTCTATATTGAGAGTGATGGAGCAAAAAGACTTGGGAGTATATTTGGGTTTGCCAACGCCAATAGGGATTAATAAGTGTGAGGTGTTTCAGTTTATGAAGGATAGAatgtggcagaaactcaactcttGGAAGCAGAGATATCTATCTAGGGCGGGGAAAGAAGTGATGTTAAAAACTGTTCTTCAGGCACTTCCAACATATGCTATGGATTTATTTTTGGTGCCGCAAACAATTTGTTATAAATTACAGCGACTTATGGCTCGATTTTGGTGGGGGAGAGAGAGCTCTCACGAACGAGGTATGCATTGGGTAAGTTGGGAATGGATGGCGAAATCAAAGTTTGATGGTGGGTTGGGATTTAAGAAATTGCATGAGTTCAATTTATCTATGTTAGGGAAGCACGCATGGGCAATTTTCACTAGAGATGATTCATTGGTGACAAGAACTCTCAAGGCCAAGTATTTTCCGTTTGGCTTTTTTTTAGATTCGGAGATTGGGAGTAATCCAAGCTACTTGTGGAGAAGTTTGTGGAAGAGTAAAAAGTTAATTGCGTTAGGTTCTCTCAAAAGAGTTGGACATGGTAGAAGCATTTGGGAGGATCCATGGGTGCTATTAAATTTGAATGGTAAGGTTTCTACTCCTCAACAGACAGATTCTGATGTGTTTTTTGTTTCTGATCTGATTCAACAGGAATGCTGA
- the LOC122721756 gene encoding SWI/SNF complex component SNF12 homolog, with product MNNNNPAKSLGAPSAVANSGAITQSTPLNNQSPHLLSQSQPQTQGGSAFPGHFQLSEPQAQVLGHSQHAQAAHAHFQAQIHSTNRSIAQLQNPNPSNAGVPSPSVSTPGTASAKRANQKPPSRPPGGSSNSNTASLFKTMELTPAVRRKKQKLPEKQIPDKVAAILPESALYTQLLEFEARVDAAMTRKKMDIQESLKTPPRICKTLRVYIFNTFENQMQGEKNSAEPPSWSLKIFGKILEDGKDPVLAGMPQKPYPKFSSYFKRITIYLDQSLYPDNHVILWESARSPVLNEGFEVKRKGDKEFTAMIRLEMNYVPEKFKLSPALSEVLGIEVETRSRILVAIWHYVKTRKLQIPNDPSFFMCDPPLKKLFGEEKMKFTMVSQKISHHLTPPQPIHLEHRVKLSGNCPAGTTCYDIVVDGPFPLQKDLAAFLASTEKNKEIDACDQLICDSIKKIHEHRRRRSFFLGFSQCPAEFINSLIASQSKDLKLVAGDASHSAEKERRSYFYNQPWVEDAVIRYLNRKSAGSDAPGSI from the exons ATGAATAATAACAATCCAGCAAAAAGCTTAGGGGCACCTTCTGCTGTTGCCAATTCTGGGGCAATAACACAGTCTACGCCCTTGAACAATCAGTCACCGCATCTTCTTTCACAGTCGCAGCCTCAAACACAAGGTGGGTCTGCCTTTCCAGGCCACTTTCAGCTGTCAGAACCGCAAGCTCAAGTGTTAGGTCATTCACAACATGCACAGGCAGCTCATGCTCATTTCCAAGCTCAGATACATTCAACTAACCGATCCATTGCCCAGCTGCAAAACCCTAATCCTAGTAATGCTGGTGTGCCTTCACCCTCTGTGTCTACACCTGGCACTGCAAGTGCCAAAAGGGCTAACCAGAAACCACCTTCTAGACCTCCAGGTGGCTCATCCAATAGTAATACAGCTtctctatttaaaaccatggagTTGACACCAGCTGTGCGAAGGAAGAAGCAGAAGCTTCCCGAGAAGCAGATACCAGATAAGGTGGCTGCAATTTTGCCAGAGTCTGCTCTTTATACTCAGTTGCTTGAATTTGAGGCGAGGGTTGATGCTGCTATgacaagaaagaaaatggaTATTCAAGAGTCTCTTAAAACTCCTCCCCGAATTTGTAAAACACTTCGAGTGTATATTTTTAACACTTTTGAAAATCAAATGCAAGGAGAGAAGAATAGTGCAGAGCCTCCTTCCTGGTCAttgaagatttttggaaagATACTGGAAGATGGGAAAGATCCAGTGCTGGCTGGGATGCCTCAGAAACCATATCCAAAATTCTCATCTTACTTCAAAAGAATCACAATATACTTGGACCAGAGCCTTTATCCAGATAACCATGTAATTCTATGGGAAAGTGCTCGGTCACCTGTACTTAATGAGGGCTTTGAAGTGAAGAGAAAAGGAGACAAGGAATTTACTGCAATGATTAGGCTAGAAATGAATTATGTACCAGAAAAATTCAAGCTTTCACCTGCTTTATCAGAAGTTCTTGGCATTGAAGTAGAAACCCGTTCAAGAATTCTGGTGGCAATTTGGCATTATGTGAAGACTAGGAAGTTGCAGATCCCGAATGATCCATCCTTCTTCATGTGTGATCCACCCCTTAAGAAATTATTTGGGGAAGAGAAGATGAAATTCACAATGGTCTCGCAGAAGATAAGTCACCATTTAACTCCTCCGCAACCTATTCATTTGGAACATAGGGTCAAACTATCTGGGAATTGCCCAGCTGGAACTACTTGTTATGATATTGTTGTTGATGGTCCTTTTCCGTTACAAAAGGACCTTGCTGCATTTTTGGCAAGTACTGAGAAGAACAAAGAAATTGATGCTTGTGACCAATTAATATGTGATTCTATAAAGAAGATACATGAGCATCGAAGGAGGCGGTCTTTCTTTCTAGGTTTCAGTCAGTGTCCAGCAGaatttattaattctttaattgctTCACAAAGCAAAGATCTAAAGCTTGTTGCAGGAGATGCTAGCCATTCTGCAGAAAAGGAGCGCCgttcatatttttataatcagCCCTG GGTTGAAGATGCTGTCATTCGTTACCTGAATCGCAAATCTGCTGGAAGTGATGCTCCTGGAAGCATATAA
- the LOC110630815 gene encoding uncharacterized protein LOC110630815 isoform X2 produces MEGSSSQPSDSNPTATDVSKFLSNLPSRGFLSSTVLSSNPGGMRVYICEHNTSPPEGQQIKTNQTNILIRSLQLKKQKGESSSKDMKGVTAAEGSRKRAPERLQDGRSSSKRSNNQICSEQGGSDSRQADRELYSLTVEKLRALLKERGLSPKGKKDELVARLRNLNG; encoded by the exons ATGGAGGGTTCGTCTTCTCAGCCGTCTGATTCAAATCCAACGGCTACTGATGTTTCCAAATTCCTCTCTAACCTTCCTTCTCGAGGCTTCTTATCCTCTACGGTTCTCTCTTCAAATCCG GGTGGGATGCGAGTCTATATATGTGAGCACAACACATCGCCCCCAg AAGGCCAACAGATTAAGACTAATCAAACAAACATATTGATTAGATCACTCCAGCTTAAGAAACAAAAAGGTGAATCCAGTTCAAAGGATATGAAGGGAGTAACTGCAGCTGAGGGCTCTAGAAAGCG CGCTCCAGAAAGGCTTCAGGATGGCAGGTCTTCATCTAAGAGAAGCAATAATCAGATTTGTTCTGAGCAAG GGGGATCTGATAGCCGCCAAGCTGATAGGGAATTGTACAGTTTAACAGTAGAAAAGCTTCGTGCTCTTCTGAAGGAGCGGGGTCTTTCACCGAAAGGAAAGAAG GATGAGCTGGTTGCAAGGTTGAGAAATTTAAACGGCTAA
- the LOC110630803 gene encoding uncharacterized protein LOC110630803, which produces MEHAFWGHLPLLVRANSKESVEYILQALWRTRKTGLDAADRQVICDMLNIQNDSDLDPLLVCLRMLIRRCVYENISKDEIQKLFPKEVLPELQRLLTILLQKFQREWQEDVFKDQVILPRLKTMTWNMANQDTAEVTEPMAVINLKLQNDVPSHSGELEVKFQLTKDTLETMVKSMYCIRDQLSDMDVASNRRHLSQETNTV; this is translated from the exons ATGGAGCATGCATTTTGGGGTCATTTGCCGTTATTGGTCAGAGCAAACTCCAAGGAATCGGTGGAGTACATACTTCAAGCTCTCTGGAGAACCCGAAAGACCGGTCTCGATGCTGCTGACCGTCAGGTCATATGCGACATGCTCAACATTCAAAACGACTCCGACCTCGATCCT CTATTGGTATGTCTCCGGATGTTGATCAGAAGGTGTGTTTATGAGAATATAAGCAAGGATGAGATTCAAAAGCTATTTCCCAAAGAGGTTCTTCCTGAACTGCAAAGGCTATTAACAATTTTGTTGCAGAAGTTTCAGAGAGAATGGCAGGAAGACGTATTCAAAGATCAG GTTATTTTGCCCCGCTTGAAGACAATGACGTGGAATATGGCTAATCAGGACACAGCTGAAGTGACTGAACCCATGGCTGTTATAAATTTGAAG CTCCAAAATGATGTACCATCTCACTCGGGAGAATTGGAAGTAAAGTTTCAATTAACTAAAGATACTCTAGAAACAATGGTAAAGTCCATGTACTGCATAAGAGACCAGCTGTCTGACATG GATGTTGCATCAAATAGGAGGCATTTATCCCAGGAAACCAACACAGTCTAG
- the LOC110630815 gene encoding uncharacterized protein LOC110630815 isoform X1, whose protein sequence is MEGSSSQPSDSNPTATDVSKFLSNLPSRGFLSSTVLSSNPGGMRVYICEHNTSPPEGQQIKTNQTNILIRSLQLKKQKGESSSKDMKGVTAAEGSRKRYSFYLCYEGMLAICAPERLQDGRSSSKRSNNQICSEQGGSDSRQADRELYSLTVEKLRALLKERGLSPKGKKDELVARLRNLNG, encoded by the exons ATGGAGGGTTCGTCTTCTCAGCCGTCTGATTCAAATCCAACGGCTACTGATGTTTCCAAATTCCTCTCTAACCTTCCTTCTCGAGGCTTCTTATCCTCTACGGTTCTCTCTTCAAATCCG GGTGGGATGCGAGTCTATATATGTGAGCACAACACATCGCCCCCAg AAGGCCAACAGATTAAGACTAATCAAACAAACATATTGATTAGATCACTCCAGCTTAAGAAACAAAAAGGTGAATCCAGTTCAAAGGATATGAAGGGAGTAACTGCAGCTGAGGGCTCTAGAAAGCGGTATTCCTTTTATCTTTGTTATGAAGGGATGCTTGCCATTTg CGCTCCAGAAAGGCTTCAGGATGGCAGGTCTTCATCTAAGAGAAGCAATAATCAGATTTGTTCTGAGCAAG GGGGATCTGATAGCCGCCAAGCTGATAGGGAATTGTACAGTTTAACAGTAGAAAAGCTTCGTGCTCTTCTGAAGGAGCGGGGTCTTTCACCGAAAGGAAAGAAG GATGAGCTGGTTGCAAGGTTGAGAAATTTAAACGGCTAA
- the LOC110600344 gene encoding snurportin-1, with protein MAPHDVRRPFKRAAISDQQRRRDLTLQRQAQSRRDAQLQARCLASTVLSFQSQSTEPEQEPDIELEPESLVDFLPDQEESGASSKDLDVRHASKLKGAEARKWFARQLMLPEWMIDIPDCLAQDWYVFARPAGKRCFVVSSNGTTVSRQRNGSILHRFPSALPNGAKIRDASGPSQSYSILDCIFHERDQTYYVIDMVCWRGYSLYDCTAEFRFFWLNSKLGETGACNPPSFYHKYRFSTVPIYNCDQSGLWSAYTGAVPYVKDGLLFYNKHAHYQTGNTPLALVWKDENCSQYVIDTDSKGQVPSQQQVVLELQDDGQLVTSDDPSVVFGCLDLDFIQKTGLHSGNLLRFTVSDGGLSFVDGKLEKVDLHYLGKVNRARAFADSYSKIMFQHTVRHSPLKIDDLVASICSLDDQQGKPCDTEMSG; from the exons ATGGCACCGCACGATGTCCGCCGCCCGTTTAAGAGAGCCGCGATCTCCGATCAGCAGAGACGGAGGGATCTGACGCTGCAGCGGCAAGCTCAGAGCCGCCGCGACGCTCAACTACAAGCTCGTTGCTTAGCCTCCACCGTCCTCTCTTTCCAATCCCAAAGCACTGAACCCGAACAGGAGCCGGACATCGAACTCGAACCCGAATCGCTAGTCGATTTTCTACCTGATCAAGAAGAATCCGGAGCTTCGTCAAAAGATCTGGATGTCCGTCATGCGTCGAAGCTCAAAGGAGCGGAGGCTCGCAAGTGGTTCGCGAGGCAGCTTATGCTTCCGGAGTGGATGATCGATATCCCCGACTGCTTGGCGCAAGACTG GTATGTATTCGCGAGGCCAGCTGGCAAACGATGCTTCGTTGTCTCTTCTAATGGAACCACAGTTAGTCGGCAAAGGAATGGCTCCATCTTGCATCGTTTCCCATCTGCTTTACCAAATGGCGCTAAGATTAGAGATGCATCGGGGCCTTCTCAATCTTACTCTATACTGGACTGCATATTCCATGAG CGGGACCAAACGTACTATGTGATAGACATGGTTTGCTGGCGGGGTTACTCTCTTTATGACTGCACCGCTGAGTTCAGGTTTTTTTGGTTGAACTCGAAGCTTGGTGAGACCGGGGCTTGTAATCCTCCTTCTTTTTACCATAAATACAGATTCAGTACAGTTCCCATTTACAATTGTGACCAGAGTGGTTTATGGTCTGCGTATACAGGAGCAGTGCCTTATGTTAAGGATGGTTTATTGTTCTATAACAA GCATGCACACTATCAAACAGGAAATACACCTCTAGCATTAGTCTGGAAAGATGAGAACTGTAGCCAGTATGTTATTGACACAGACAGTAAAGGGCAGGTTCCAAGCCAACAACAG GTAGTTTTGGAGCTACAAGATGATGGACAATTGGTTACATCTGATGATCCTTCTGTGGTTTTTGGCTGCTTAGACTTGGATTTTATTCAAAAg ACAGGGCTGCATTCAGGAAATCTTTTACGTTTCACTGTTAGTGATGGAGGTTTGAGTTTTGTGGATGGAAAACTTGAGAAGGTGGACTTACATTATCTTGGCAAGGTTAATAGGGCACGTGCTTTTGCAGATAGTTACTCTAAG ATTATGTTTCAGCACACTGTTCGGCATTCCCCTTTAAAAATTGATGATCTGGTAGCATCTATTTGCTCATTAGATGATCAACAAGGCAAACCTTGTGACACTGAGATGAGTGGTTGA
- the LOC110631223 gene encoding cytochrome P450 94B3, with protein MLIFLIVFVSLGFFLFSLFFSLFQAFHNTGMKLVSAHGPPSYPIIGCLLAFYKNRYRLLEWYTNLLSVSPTQTIVVQRLGARRTVVTANPANVEYMLKTNFSNFPKGKPFTEILGDLLGCGIFNVDGELWCTQRKLAVHKFTTKSLREFVVKTLQEEVENRLIPILEEAADYEKVLDLQDMLRRFAFDIVGRVSLGTDPCCLDLSRPSPPLVKAFDTASEISAMRGAAPVYAVWKTKRLMNMGVERKLKQAIKLVHSSVLEIVQSKKRVLENDQERKLDDDLLSRLLLDGHDEEVIRDMLISFIMAGRDTTSAAMTWLFWLLSKHQSSEKMIVDEVETLLNNGERTIDYELLREMNFLKATLCESMRLYPPVAWDSKHALLDDVLPDGTFIRKGDRVTYFPYGMGRMDSLWGKDRFEFKPERWFEQPVGSGRGGAMLKTVSPYKFPVFQAGPRVCLGKEMAFIQMKYVVASVLRRFELRPVREEQPVFVPLLTAHMAGGLKVTVKRRT; from the coding sequence ATGTTAATCTTTCTCATTGTCTTTGTCTCTCTAGGATTTTTCctcttttctttgttcttttctcTCTTTCAAGCATTTCACAACACTGGTATGAAATTAGTTTCCGCTCATGGCCCTCCCTCTTATCCAATTATTGGCTGTTTGCTAGCTTTCTACAAGAATCGCTATCGCCTCTTAGAATGGTACACCAATCTTTTATCTGTGTCTCCAACGCAAACCATTGTAGTGCAGCGGCTTGGTGCTCGCCGCACCGTAGTCACCGCTAACCCCGCCAACGTAGAGTACATGCTCAAGACCAACTTTAGTAACTTCCCTAAAGGCAAACCCTTCACTGAAATCCTCGGGGACCTTCTTGGGTGTGGTATTTTTAACGTTGATGGTGAATTATGGTGCACTCAGCGTAAGTTGGCTGTCCACAAGTTCACCACCAAGTCTTTGAGGGAGTTCGTGGTTAAGACGCTGCAGGAAGAAGTGGAGAATCGTTTAATACCGATCCTTGAGGAAGCTGCAGATTATGAAAAAGTTCTGGATTTGCAAGATATGTTAAGGAGATTTGCATTTGATATTGTTGGTCGGGTTTCTTTGGGCACAGATCCTTGTTGCTTGGATCTTTCACGTCCTTCGCCTCCTCTTGTTAAGGCGTTTGATACTGCTTCTGAAATAAGCGCCATGCGTGGGGCGGCACCTGTTTATGCCGTGTGGAAGACAAAGCGACTGATGAATATGGGAGTTGAAAGAAAACTCAAACAAGCAATCAAGCTTGTCCATAGCTCAGTTCTAGAGATCGTACAAAGCAAGAAGAGGGTTCTTGAGAATGACCAAGAAAGGAAATTGGACGATGATCTTTTGTCAAGGTTGTTATTAGATGGCCACGATGAGGAAGTTATAAGAGACATGCTAATAAGTTTCATTATGGCTGGAAGAGATACAACATCAGCAGCAATGACTTGGCTCTTTTGGTTGCTCTCCAAGCACCAGTCGTCAGAGAAAATGATCGTGGATGAAGTAGAAACATTACTCAACAACGGCGAAAGGACCATCGATTATGAACTACTTAGAGAGATGAACTTCTTGAAAGCAACTTTATGCGAGTCCATGAGATTGTATCCTCCTGTTGCATGGGACTCCAAGCATGCTCTTTTAGACGATGTCTTGCCGGACGGGACTTTTATACGGAAAGGAGATAGAGTGACCTATTTTCCCTATGGAATGGGCAGAATGGACAGTCTGTGGGGCAAGGACCGCTTCGAGTTCAAACCAGAGAGGTGGTTCGAGCAACCAGTTGGGTCGGGGAGAGGCGGTGCGATGCTGAAGACTGTGAGTCCATACAAGTTTCCAGTGTTCCAAGCGGGTCCAAGGGTGTGCCTTGGGAAGGAAATGGCGTTTATACAGATGAAGTATGTGGTGGCTTCGGTGCTGAGGCGGTTCGAGTTGAGACCGGTTAGGGAGGAGCAGCCTGTTTTTGTTCCTCTGTTGACGGCTCACATGGCTGGCGGGTTGAAGGTTACTGTCAAGAGAAGGACATAA